Sequence from the Tripterygium wilfordii isolate XIE 37 chromosome 10, ASM1340144v1, whole genome shotgun sequence genome:
TCCGGTCCGAATAACCAAATTTTTCCGACCctaattaaatcaagtttggacataagttataggGAGAATGCCGGGCCAGTATCCGTTAGTAGGCTTTTGGCCATCTAGGTCCAGCGAAAAAACTGATGGACATAAAACTACACAGCACATGTACATTTACCTTACTACCTCTTAACATCATCACTGCACTTTCTTTGACGGATAGGGCATAAACGCGCGTTCACCTACCTTCTCCTTTCAAAGAAAAAATCGGAGAAATCAATGTTCATCGACGATCGAGCAACTTCCGCAACCACCTACAGCAAGTTTAAAATCAAAACGGAACAACTTTCATTTACAGGTGACTAACTTCCATTCTTCGttcatttaaatttcaaaaaatatggGGTAACAGTAACCTACAAATACAAAGATCTACGAAACCACCATATATCACTTCTACTTTCTATAAAGTTCAACAAATCAGTATATATGAGTAGAATAAAGTTGTTACTACTCCCATTTTCGAGTTTCGTAGAGGTAAGTACGGTAACCTAGAAACTAGTAAAACTTAACAACTACAACGTAACATCATGTTGTGGTCCCTTTCTATTATTTGTTTCATAGTGATGATAACGACTTCTGCTTCATTTATTATTCGAAATTCATTTCCTCTGATCGCTGAAATGAAAAGTCAACAACAAGAATAAGGAAGTGTTGACTGTAAAATCATAGTCTGTCAAATCATTGACAGAATCTGCAACAgcaagaaaattgaagaaacaatGCCATTACATGAAATTAGAAAGTACAAAGCAAAAATGGTGTCAAATTTCATAAAGGACTTCAACGACAATGAATAGAAATTAAGTTGACGTTTGTAGATTGTTAATATCTTTTGTAGTAACATTGATTGTTGATTCTGTAATGTCTACTGACAAAcatgttaagttcaatattATGTATCTTTCATGTTACTATTTCTTTTAATGTTACTGTATGATGAAGTTCCTGTCTCTTATTCAGTTGAAATTTTTAAACTCTAAATATGTACAAAGACAAAAATGCCAATCACAACaactaaacataaaaaaaaaacacaaaatattggatctgaaataattaatctgtcaagttctgcaaaatcattaagacatgttcatgttactgttATGACAGTAACATAATATACAAAAcccttgtcatatttcttactagagcgaatgaccttaaaaaaataCTCGATTTATAGTACATGGTTCTGCATCACAACATCAATACATTAACAGAATAATATAggtaaatattagtctaatattaaCTTTTGTAACAATAACATgatgaaacagtaacatgaaagaaaaagtctcaaatccagacGATTTTAGCAACGGTTCGCTGCATCACCACCACAgttagactcccctcattgagATACACAATTCCCAATTAGATTCCGTCCAAAACAGTCACTGAAAAGGAAGACCCGAAGTTGGCACATTTTGCTCGTGTAATGTTATTGTTACTAACATTGAAATATTAACATACGATCTCAGATCTGTAGTAatattaaaatagtaacatatgATCTCATATCTGTATGATATCATATTTGAACCTAGATTATGATCtcatatattatattaaatCTCAAATCTAACAAGATGAAGACGAAcactaataaaaattataataagaagaagaagtataagaaaatgaagaaggtgATTGTGAAGGTGCGATAGTGATGGAGGAGCAATGGTAGTGGTGGAGTAGCCTACAACAACTTCATACCAAACCCAAGTAATGACTGGATCACAATACTCATATCCATGAAACGCGAACCATACATAATCTACAATTATTTCATACTACCGCAGCGTCGAGGAAGCCACCGTGGAATTTGCAAAAAACTTCATACCAAGGTGACTTCCAAGATCACCGATGGAACTTTACTTTTGGCATATTTTGAATCTTAACCATTCCATAACAGAAGGAGTACTCAAGACCCTTGGTTGGATGATTTCATTTAATTTACATAGGCACATAGGCAAAGTGTACAACATGGCTTCTTCTACAATTAAAGAAAGAGCTCAAGCTTGTAAAATAAACCATAAAACTACAACCTACTTCTACAAGTGGGTTATCACAAATCCTGTATTGTGGACAAGCTCAGATAGATAGTTCCATGCGAGAAATCAGGATGCCATCAGTGTCTGCATAAAGCCATTCCCCATCATAGATTTTGGTCCTGACAATGGTTATCGGGACATGTTTCTCCCCAATTCCTTTCTTATTGACTTTCATGGGATGAGAAGCCAGAGCTCTAACACCAATAACACCAATATCACAACCATTGATTTCATCAACATCCATTATACAACCATTAACCACTATACCTGCCCATCCATTATTTTGAGCTTGTACTATAGGATTGCCTCCCAAAATGGCACACCTCAAACTCCCAGCACCATCTACAATAAGAACTCTACCATTTCCTTTCTCCTCAAGAAACTCATGAACCAAAATGTTGTCTTCAAACACCTTGAGGGTCACCATTGGTCCAGAGAACATCGGGCGTTTGCCATATATCTGAAAAGTTGGTTGGAGTGCTCGGAGTTCACCACTCAAAAGAAGTTGTGAGATTGCATTACAAACTTCAGCACATATATTCTGAAGAGCACCttcaaaattgagaaaaattaATCATATAACACAAGTACCTAAGAAAGTAGGCACCAAAAGCTCCTCCTACAATATTGTATAGTAATCATGTAAAGACATTTCTAGTGAAAGACACAGGCTGCAGCTTGCAGATTATATACCCAGGAACTATATTTCACTCACTGTAGGAGCTCAACAGACATTATGAAGAACATAATAATAGGATTCACATAAAAGTCAATAGGCCAAATTCTTTTCAAATGTTCTGTTCTGATTATCTATGTCAAGTCATTGACCCCATAATCACCAGTTTCGCATGAAATTGATTGCCAACATGTCTCCCCTAAAAACCTCACGTTCTCTCTTGTGAGCACAAACCCAAACACATCACTCCTTTGTAATCGAGTAACAAGACAGCAATGTTGTAAAAAGCGGTCTAGTCAGCCGACTAGTCGCCAGGAGGCGGTGGTCGCTTTGATTAGGGCCTAATCGGGTCGCATAATCGGTGACTCGATTAGGCACAGACTAATTAGCCTAATCAACCAAATCGGTgctagttgattttttttttgtctgagcTCTaccaaaacgacgtcgttttggtgagatttgtttaaaaaaatacaattgcaTGAGGCCATCCTCGACATCAAACGCTGCTGTCTACAACCCTAGTTTCCTTCATTGGCAATTTCATCTCGTGACTTCACACCACGATCGCCAAACAAGCATCAAGCATTTCCGATGAGATACATGGAGCAATTCTTAGATAATAAGCACTAGCTCCCAGTGCTTGAGTGCTCGATTGAATCTTCAAAAAGGTCAGGGCATCTTCTGAGTGCTCCAATTTTCGTCTTCAATCAGGTATCTGGACCATTGAGTTCATAATATAGCATATGTTAATTACATTTACATGTTGTTTTAATCAGCCTTTGTTTAATTTTGTCGAAGGAGGGGTATGATGCAAGGGTAAATGTACAATTTGTCATTTTGTTGCTTTTACGCTAGTTGTGCCTTGATATTAGGGAATTTATTATTTAGTGCAATTGCATATATTTTACTCCAAACTGAATTGAATGAAGAAAGGTTTTTAACATTTTATGTGAACTGAAGCAAAATATATTGAAGTCTAATCATCTGAAATGATAGATATTTTTGGTTCTGCTATTCTGGttgtctatttttattttttagggaTATGGCTACTTCATCAGCCGCTTCTAATTCCAATGCTAGTGAAACCACAAATGATGCGAACATTCAAAATGCATAGAAACGTGCATCCAGTGATATTGGTTGGGAGTTTGGTGAACTTGTTGATGCTAGTGCATTGGATAAAATCAAATGCAGTATGTTCAAAAGTTATATCCGCTATCAGCATTAGGTAGTCAAAATCGCGCTTATGCTCGTAAAATCGCTCGATCTTACGATCTTACCTAAGATTTCGAGTAGAATACTGGTAAACTCGTTGCCACATCAAGATCGACGCAGATCGACGCTTAAACTCGTTAAAATTGTTAAAATCACGATTTTAACCACGATTTTAACGATCTTGAGAACTGTTCTTATAAGCCTGTTTGTTAGATTGGGCCTTATTTTTTAGgccaatttttattattctgagTTCTTATATTATTCTGGCCCAGTTCAACCTTAGCCCAAGTTCTTATATTATTCTGGCCTAGTTCAACTTTAGCCCAAGTTCTTATACAGCCCAAATTCTTATACAGCCAACTCCCTATTACAATTCACGAAATTTCTAACCCTAAAATACTTCATCGACTGAGAAGACGCCGACGAGCCGACGATTGGTCCTGGAGATGATGCGATAGTGATCTGATATTGGAGTTTCTCTTGACTCTGCAACTATTTTGCACCTCGACTCGAGTCCTTGACCATTCTGGTATGCAattctttgattttcaattaataaaatgTCAACTTCTGGTTCTGGAAATGCAACTGCAAGTAGTAGGAGGAAAAATGCTTCAGGGAGTAGAAATGATATAGGATGGGAATATGGTATTGAGGTTGGTCATGATGCAAAGAAGGTGCAATGTAAATTTTGTGCCAAAATTAGCAGCGGAGGTATATATTGTTTCAAGCATCACCTTGCTTGTACAAACGATAATGTAGGCGCTTGTCGAAGTGTACCCGATGATGTGAGGAAGAGAATGTTGGAGATTTTGTCTCAAGGTATGGAAGCTAAGGAAAGGAAGAGTAATATGTTGTTGCGTCAACATGAAATTGGGAGCTCAGTCAGTGAAACACTACCTGAGTCTCAAACTGGGATGACATCAGCTATGTATAAgtgtaaagggaaaaaaaagttctaCTCAAGTGACCATGAATGAGCTATTCAAGAAAGATTTGAGAAAAAGTGCATGTAGAAGTACTGGGAGGTGGCTTTACACTTGTGGTATTCCTTTCAACACAGTCAGAAGTCCAGAGTTCACAAAAATGTTTGAAGAGGTAGCTAGACATGGTCCCGGTTTTAAAGCTCCCTCTTACCATGAAGTTAGGGAGACTATGCTCACAGAGGAAGTGAAGGAGACGAGGGATTACATTGAGATACATAAGGCTGAATGGAGAAAAGTAGGGTGTAGCATTATGTCTGATGGTTGGACAgataaaaagagaagaacaaTATGCAATTTCTTGGTGAATAGTCCTGGAGGGACTGTCTTTTTGGAGTCCTTGGACACGTCAGATTTTTCAAAAAcagcacaaattttttttgagatgtTGAATAGGGTTGTTGAGGAAGTTGGGGAAGAAAATGTTGTGCAAGTGATTACTGATAATGATGCATCTTATAAGGCGGCAGGTTCACTGTTGATGGAGAAGAGGAAACATTTATTTTGGACACCATGTGCAGCACATTGCATAGACTTGATGTTGGAGGATtttgagaagaaattgaaggtcCATCGTGTGACTATCAAACAAGGTAGGAAGATAACGACATACATATATTCTAGAACATTGCTCATTTCCATGTTGAAACAGTTTACTGAGGGGAGAGATTTGATTAGACCTGCTGTTACTAGGTTTGCTACGACATATTTGACTTTAGGATGCCTTAGTGAGTACAAGGGTGCATTAATGACTATGTTTTCATCTTCAAAGTGGAAGGAAAGCAAGTTTGTACGCACTGAAGAAGGGAAAGGGGTTGAGAACATTGTACTTGATAGTAGATTTTGGGGAGATGTTGGCATATGTCTTAAGGCTGCATTACCATTGATGAAAGTGTTTCGCCTGGTGGATTCGGATGAGCAAGCCGCTATGCCTTTCTTATATGAAGAGATGGATTGTGCAAAGGAGAAAATTCAAGCTAATTTCAATAATGTGGCAAGAAGGTAGTAAATTTAGTAATTTTTCCATACCATATGCATTGTAATTTTTCACatactaattattttattttttggttgtaGTTATACGCCTATTTGGAAGATTATTAATGAGAGGTGGACTAAGCAACTTCATAGGCCATTATATGCTGCAGCTCACTATCTAAACCCCCGAATTCATTACCGTCCAAGCTTCAACCCTAATGATAAAGAGGTTAAAAATGGGTTGTTTGATAGCTTGGATACGTTGGTGAAGGAACGAAACGAAAGAAATACAATAATCTCACAGCTTGATATAGTCCATCATGGTCAAGGTATGTTTTCTAGGATTGATGCTAGGGATTTATTAGAGAAAAAGCATCCTGATGATTGGTGGAACACTTACGGAGATGATGTTCCTGAACTTCAAAGATTTGCTATTCGAGTGCTTAGCTTAACTTGTAGCTCTTCTGGATGCGAGCGTAACTGTAGTGCATTTGAGATGGTAAGATTCgagtttattttttaagtttgtttgCTAAATGTTAGGAACTTCAATACTTCTTAATTAACTCATTGTGTGGTTTTAGGTTCATACCAAGAAAATGAATCGTCTTCaccaaaagaagatgaatgacTTGGTGTTTGTGATGTACAATTCCAAgttgaagaataagaaatttaGAAGTATGGAGCTGTCAACCTTTGAAGATATTGGTTCGGATAATGAATGGACCACAGAGGGAGGTGTGGATGTTCCTTCTCCTAATGAGGATGTCAATGCTCAAATTGTTGAACCGGTTGGAAATGATGGGATTCATGATATGACaattgaacttgatagcaacccaattgaggatgaagatatagaagaaaTTGTGAATATggaggagggagagggagatgaaTATAATGGGAGTGATGGTGGTGGGAGTGGTGAAGATGATGATCTTGATGATTTGTGTTAATTTATTAGTTTGTATTTTGGTTGTTGGAACATGAGATTGAACTTATGTAGTATGTGTTTAATTTTTAGTATGTTTGATTGTTAGAACTTTGAACATGTATGGCATTATCTAATTATTATTGCATTATGTTATTCTTGTTACATGTCTTAGGATTGAAAAATATGCTTATTTTTACATTgtatgtaaaatcttacgattttacgattcgatttTGCGATTCCGATTTTACACCCCTCTCCGATTCCGATCCGATCTTACGTTTTCACTACCTTGAGTCAAATGTTATGTAGCCGGTAGGTCAGGCAATGTGAGGGCTTGTCATAAGACCAGTAAAGATGCAATAAAGGCATGTGTTGAAGCAGTAGatggtaagaaaaaaaaaagacagagaagcaaattgaagagTCTGAACTTAGAAATGAAGTTTTGATATCTGGTGGTGCTACAAAGATGGATGTGGATATAGAATTCATGGGATCAAGGAGGAGAAGATGTGATCACGGGCCTATGGGTAGATTTGTGGAGATTAATTCACAACCAAACACTGATTCTACAAAGTTTACAAAGCAAGCTAGTTTGGTTGCATTGATGGACAAGAAGAAGGTCATCGATACGCAACAATACATAGCACGGTGGGCCATTGAGAATGGTATTGCTTTCAATGCCATTGAAAGTGACAGTTTCAAGCTAATGACAAAGGCTATTGGGCAGTTTGGTCCAGGATTACCTATACCAAGTCGGTATCGCTTGGGTGGTCCATATTTGAAAGCAGAGGTTGCTAGAGTTAAGAACTCCCTAAAGAAGCATGAAGATGAGTGGGTCATATCCGATTGTTCCATTATGACTGATGCTTGGACTGACGGTAAAAGAAGAAGCATTATGAACTTGTGTGTTCATTGTAGGGAAGGGATCTCTTTCATTTCCTCAAGGGAGGATTCCGACGCATCCCATACGGGAACCTACATATTTGACTATGTCAACAAATGCATTGAAGATGTAGGACCAGAAAAGGTGGTGCAAGTTGTGACGGATAACGCTTCTAATAACATGGCAGCTACAAGCTTGATGGAAAAGAAGAGACCTAACTTATTTTGGACTTCTTATGCCGCACATACGGTGAATCTTATGCTTGAGGCAATTGGTAAACTTCCAAGGTTCAAGAATGCAATTGATAAGGCAAGGGCTTTTACCATATTCATATATGCACATCACTCAACCCTAAGCATGATGAGAAAGATGACGAAGAAGTGTGACATAGTACAGTAGGGTGTTACACGCTTTGCTACTAATTACCTTTGTTTGCAAAGCTTGGTGGAGAAGAAGGAGCAACTAAGACTTATGTTTGCTTCAGAAGAATTGGCCTGAAATTCACATTCTAAAAGTGAGAAGGGAAAAGTGACATATGCGACAGTTGTTAGCATCTCTTTTTGAAAGTCTGTGAACTCTTGCTTGCTTGTTTTTCGTCCATTGGTGAAAGTATTTCGGCTTGTTGATAGTGACAGACCATCTATGCCATGGTTGTACGGAGAACTTCAAGTGACGATAAGAGAGATCAAAGAAGACGTATGTAGTGGACTTGAAAAGAATTATAAACCGATAATTGACATAATTGAGAGTAAATCCAAAGGAAGACTTGATTCCTCTTTGTACTTGGTGGGTTACTTGCTTAATCCGTACTACTTTGCAAAGAATAGGGTAAATATATGAGATGATACAACTATAATGGAAGCATTTCTTGATTGTGTGGAGAGATTCTTCCCTGATGATTTGACTACTCAAGGGATAGTGTCTGATGATGAATTGATCAAGTATAAGAAATTGGAGGGAATGTTTGGAAGAAAACAAACCATTTTTTCTTATGAAAGTAAAGGTGTCAATGAGTTCAATCCCGGAAGGTCTTAACTCCTAAACTCCTagatcatttttttaattttttcttcataaatGAGAAttgattagtattatttttttatcatcatAAATATTAGCTGGATGGTGGAGTAACTATGGTGATAGTACACCAAACTTGAAGAAGATGGtgatagcaattttcgatcgcttaaaataagcaaacaaaaatcccaaattaaaatacttgcAAGAGcacaagaccgtagtagaataggctatgcaagaacgaggtcgaaccacaaggattggataaacaatacgattaactactatactaaacttagcaaaaggAATAATTATTGGGAGCTGATTGATTTTGGATAGCAAGTAACGAAATTAAAGCAACGAAGTAAAGGaaacacaaacttgttgattttggttgtgaaagcaaatttatgaaagcactaggacaatgaatccatcttaataatcctctctaattgttgattacctcacctttaatccactcaatcgatgttgttggcgaatccactaaggcgtgaattacctatggtatctaggctaattcctttatcttaacatgcaatttggttatggtatctaactcaaatatgaacatgcaagatgtccttaagttcaagaattcattaacatgccatgtaaaccctaggagcatggtatctaccctaggcgttcccaattcctaatcacaagaagctggtcccaaaccccgtat
This genomic interval carries:
- the LOC120007274 gene encoding putative 4-hydroxy-4-methyl-2-oxoglutarate aldolase 2, which translates into the protein MASCNCALQNICAEVCNAISQLLLSGELRALQPTFQIYGKRPMFSGPMVTLKVFEDNILVHEFLEEKGNGRVLIVDGAGSLRCAILGGNPIVQAQNNGWAGIVVNGCIMDVDEINGCDIGVIGVRALASHPMKVNKKGIGEKHVPITIVRTKIYDGEWLYADTDGILISRMELSI
- the LOC120007275 gene encoding uncharacterized protein LOC120007275: MSTSGSGNATASSRRKNASGSRNDIGWEYGIEVGHDAKKVQCKFCAKISSGGIYCFKHHLACTNDNVGACRSVPDDVRKRMLEILSQGMEAKERKSNMLLRQHEIGSSLCISVKGKKSSTQVTMNELFKKDLRKSACRSTGRWLYTCGIPFNTVRSPEFTKMFEEVARHGPGFKAPSYHEVRETMLTEEVKETRDYIEIHKAEWRKVGCSIMSDGWTDKKRRTICNFLVNSPGGTVFLESLDTSDFSKTAQIFFEMLNRVVEEVGEENVVQVITDNDASYKAAGSLLMEKRKHLFWTPCAAHCIDLMLEDFEKKLKVHRVTIKQGRKITTYIYSRTLLISMLKQFTEGRDLIRPAVTRFATTYLTLGCLSEYKGALMTMFSSSKWKESKFVRTEEGKGVENIVLDSRFWGDVGICLKAALPLMKVFRLVDSDEQAAMPFLYEEMDCAKEKIQANFNNVARSYTPIWKIINERWTKQLHRPLYAAAHYLNPRIHYRPSFNPNDKEVKNGLFDSLDTLVKERNERNTIISQLDIVHHGQGMFSRIDARDLLEKKHPDDWWNTYGDDVPELQRFAIRVLSLTCSSSGCERNCSAFEMVHTKKMNRLHQKKMNDLVFVMYNSKLKNKKFRSMELSTFEDIGSDNEWTTEGGVDVPSPNEDVNAQIVEPVGNDGIHDMTIELDSNPIEDEDIEEIVNMEEGEGDEYNGSDGGGSGEDDDLDDLC